The Equus quagga isolate Etosha38 chromosome 12, UCLA_HA_Equagga_1.0, whole genome shotgun sequence genome includes a region encoding these proteins:
- the MSRB2 gene encoding methionine-R-sulfoxide reductase B2, mitochondrial isoform X3, whose amino-acid sequence MSGSGAPGAHRGTPGSPTKPELSLAKSEWQKKLTPEQFYVTREKGTEPPFSGIYLNNEESGMYHCVCCDSPLFSSEKKYSSGTGWPSFSEAHGTSGSDESKTGILRRVDHSSGSVRTEVVCKQCEAHLGHVFPDGPGPTGQRFCINSVALKFKPSSN is encoded by the exons GGTCTCCTACAAAGCCGGAGCTGTCTCTCGCCAAGAGTGAGTGGCAAAAGAAGTTGACTCCGGAGCAATTCTATGTCACAAGAGAAAAAGGCACTGAACCG CCCTTCAGTGGGATCTACCTGAATAACGAGGAGTCAGGAATGTATCACTGTGTGTGCTGTGACAGCCCACTCTTCAG TTCTGAGAAAAAGTACTCCTCTGGCACTGGCTGGCCTTCGTTTTCAGAGGCTCACGGGACATCTGGCTCTGATGAAAGTAAGACTGGGATCCTGAGACGTGTGGACCACTCATCAGGATCCGTTCGCACGGAGGTTGTCTGCAAGCAG TGTGAGGCTCATCTTGGCCATGTGTTTCCTGACGGACCTGGGCCTACTGGTCAGAGGTTTTGCATCAACAGTGTGGCACTGAAGTTCAAACCAAGTTCAAACTGA